In Deltaproteobacteria bacterium, the following are encoded in one genomic region:
- a CDS encoding CoA transferase produces MDPLRKLTVLSLEQATVLPYLTFRLAQDGVQVIRLEHPVFGDPNRLVGDNVLNEERMNSYFMAINAGKKALTLNLAEAEGKNILSQLLLKLKVDIFATNQLPRNYPKLGIDYETLKAVKPDLIWLGITGFGPDSNEAAYDPILQARSGLMELTGEPDGEPQVLGIPLPDMGASEHAYGLIMKALYRRAVTGEGARIDLSMFESTVSWLTVPITLSQSFGKKITRRGNTHEFFAPVSVFPTADGYVYVAMGNDKQWASLTELPEFKSLAKEAYQKNAGRIADVKNLNQDLAGILKQFKTAAIISLFNKIGIPISEINSMERVAQDPLVVKNLLKSRDQRTGLEIILAPPPQMTGYLRSRGQELSFPPRFGEHNNEIYGQTLGYGEADLTTFKEKGII; encoded by the coding sequence ATGGATCCCTTGCGAAAACTGACCGTCCTCTCCCTGGAACAGGCCACCGTATTACCTTACCTGACCTTCCGTTTGGCCCAGGATGGAGTCCAGGTCATCCGCTTGGAACATCCGGTATTCGGTGATCCCAATCGCTTAGTTGGGGACAATGTCCTTAACGAAGAACGGATGAACAGTTATTTCATGGCCATCAATGCCGGCAAAAAGGCTCTGACCTTGAATCTGGCCGAGGCAGAAGGAAAAAATATCTTAAGCCAATTACTCCTGAAGCTTAAGGTGGATATCTTTGCCACCAATCAGCTTCCCCGGAACTATCCTAAATTGGGGATCGATTATGAAACCCTTAAGGCCGTCAAACCCGACCTGATCTGGCTGGGGATCACCGGATTCGGACCGGACAGTAACGAAGCCGCTTATGACCCGATTCTTCAGGCCCGGAGCGGGTTGATGGAATTGACCGGAGAGCCGGACGGCGAGCCCCAGGTCCTGGGCATCCCCTTACCGGATATGGGGGCCAGCGAGCATGCCTACGGGCTGATCATGAAGGCCCTTTACCGCCGGGCCGTTACCGGGGAAGGGGCGCGCATCGATCTTTCCATGTTTGAAAGCACGGTTTCCTGGCTGACCGTTCCCATCACCTTAAGTCAGTCTTTTGGAAAGAAGATCACCCGCCGGGGTAATACCCATGAATTCTTTGCCCCGGTTTCGGTCTTCCCCACAGCCGACGGATACGTCTATGTGGCCATGGGCAATGATAAACAGTGGGCGAGCCTGACGGAACTGCCCGAATTCAAATCCCTGGCCAAAGAAGCCTATCAAAAGAATGCCGGCCGGATTGCCGACGTCAAGAACTTAAACCAGGACCTGGCCGGAATACTCAAACAATTCAAAACCGCTGCCATCATTTCCCTTTTCAATAAAATCGGCATTCCCATATCGGAAATAAATTCCATGGAGCGGGTGGCCCAGGATCCCCTGGTAGTCAAGAACCTCCTTAAGTCCAGGGACCAGAGGACAGGCCTGGAAATCATTCTGGCCCCCCCGCCTCAAATGACCGGCTACTTACGTTCCAGAGGGCAAGAGCTTTCCTTTCCTCCCCGTTTCGGTGAACACAACAATGAGATTTACGGACAAACGCTCGGCTATGGGGAAGCCGACCTAACGACCTTCAAGGAAAAAGGGATTATATAA
- a CDS encoding branched-chain amino acid ABC transporter permease — protein MPTGDQLAQYIFSGLTTGSIYALIALGFCIIHNATGIVNFTQVDFITLGGMMMYTFLLAMGLPLPLAFLLGVLAVTVVGGLVERLAIRPAKSRSIIVLIFITIGVSILMRGIFKIIWGKNQMALPPFSGDTPLMILRAAVLPQSLWIFCITVVVVIILHLFFNHSLIGKAMRATSFNPRAAALMGVNVNRMILLSFALSGALGAIAGIIIVPITTLSYDIGVMLGLKGFAAAILGGYGNSIGAIIGGLLLGVLESLGAGTISSSYKDVLAFVILLLVLFIKPSGLLGHGEKERV, from the coding sequence ATGCCCACCGGAGACCAGTTAGCCCAGTATATCTTTTCCGGTTTGACCACCGGGAGCATCTATGCCTTGATCGCCCTGGGGTTTTGTATTATCCACAATGCCACTGGGATCGTTAATTTTACCCAGGTGGACTTCATCACCCTGGGCGGCATGATGATGTATACCTTTTTGCTGGCCATGGGCCTTCCCCTGCCTTTGGCCTTTCTCCTGGGGGTATTGGCCGTAACCGTTGTCGGGGGCCTGGTGGAAAGACTGGCCATCCGTCCGGCCAAGTCCCGCTCCATCATCGTTCTTATTTTCATAACCATCGGCGTTTCCATTTTGATGCGGGGGATCTTTAAGATTATCTGGGGGAAAAATCAGATGGCCCTGCCCCCCTTCAGCGGTGATACCCCCCTGATGATCCTGCGGGCTGCGGTCCTTCCCCAAAGCCTCTGGATCTTCTGTATCACGGTGGTGGTGGTTATTATCCTGCATCTTTTTTTTAATCACTCCCTGATCGGTAAGGCCATGCGGGCTACTTCCTTTAACCCCAGGGCCGCGGCCCTGATGGGGGTTAATGTCAACCGCATGATCCTCCTTTCCTTTGCCTTAAGCGGGGCCTTGGGGGCCATTGCCGGGATCATCATCGTCCCCATCACCACCCTGTCCTATGATATCGGCGTCATGCTCGGTTTGAAAGGCTTCGCTGCGGCTATCCTGGGCGGTTATGGGAACAGTATCGGGGCCATTATCGGCGGCTTGTTATTAGGGGTCCTGGAATCCCTGGGGGCAGGAACCATTTCTTCCTCTTACAAGGATGTCCTGGCTTTCGTCATCCTGCTTTTAGTCCTTTTCATAAAACCGAGCGGTCTCTTAGGCCACGGTGAAAAGGAGCGGGTCTGA